From Bdellovibrionales bacterium, one genomic window encodes:
- a CDS encoding helix-turn-helix domain-containing protein, whose protein sequence is MKPLFLERLVARAFLASRNPIRGKELQFLRKTAELSLEKLARNLGLTASGVYYWEKASDERLMTINELAVRIFFAEAFGVEVSARFSDLIGLQASEIISLEISRTRKSYKPRKKDTTKLPGLSPKAHIHNNYETSTKL, encoded by the coding sequence CTTTTCTTGCTAGCCGCAATCCGATTCGCGGAAAGGAGTTACAGTTTTTGCGTAAAACGGCAGAGCTTTCCCTCGAAAAACTCGCGCGCAACCTCGGGCTGACGGCAAGTGGGGTCTATTATTGGGAGAAGGCAAGTGACGAGCGCTTGATGACGATCAATGAACTGGCTGTTCGGATTTTTTTTGCGGAAGCATTTGGTGTGGAAGTTTCGGCGCGATTTTCTGATCTCATCGGATTACAGGCGTCGGAGATTATCAGCTTGGAAATTAGCAGAACGAGAAAGTCTTATAAACCTCGTAAAAAGGACACTACTAAGCTGCCGGGTTTGAGCCCAAAAGCTCACATTCATAACAACTACGAAACTTCTACGAAGTTATAA